The Paenibacillus sp. MBLB1832 genome has a window encoding:
- a CDS encoding helix-turn-helix domain-containing protein encodes MILVPLLLAFLSYKQYSGVLETQISDYNLSMLQQTEKVMDEHFGNVEQQVLGLTQEPLVQRLLNTPTEMDNQDKYNLSQLIALLNRVKAKDIYVKGIYIYFNRSDMVVTDSSKFNPPDFFETAKLQSGGDYQQWKTMMGEHHKLDYIHEQQISSSVSANEKVIGLLQSVSSKNSQDAFATIVIWIGASDVDKLLDTAFKRNQAAVYLFDNQNQILLYYGDEKIRSALPLENVLPLRTDRIRLTGAGKEFIVSRVSDELKKRSIVSVVPTEFIERDLRGTRNTFIWLSLGMITLSMLIAYLLAYISYLPVKRLMGKLQKRMTGQPDLYATKNEFDMIAFAAESAWAEKDKMSTILKSQAPNIRNQLLIQFLKGNVAWEDLSPQTLETVDVKFPHPYFLFILVHIDQFHKDSLAEKTFSKFVIGNILEHLGQYGDTAYVIDLDLEKIGVIYNIKSDQLDIRSLHSSIQEGITFIKNKFNNDVSIALGSIHEGTDGAVFSYNEALKAMEYRLIKGSNTVISYQDTLVEFNPSKYMYPLEIEMSLVSAIQHGDIKRTERLLDTVFELNLAQDKMPLDLARCLFFDLMCTAIKVLNETVASYQEVFESDRNPYDDLLACQTIRAMQETVRNIFQKLSLHMNEKRTSRSDSLKDRMLHYLKQNYHDPNMSLATMASYMNMNPTYLSNLIKEQVGRNFIELVNEFRVDEVKRLLINGDMTLQEIAQKVGYSNSVVLSRNFKKIEYTTPGEYRQFNRT; translated from the coding sequence ATGATATTAGTACCACTCCTATTAGCCTTTCTGAGCTATAAGCAATATTCTGGCGTTCTGGAGACGCAGATTAGTGATTATAACTTGTCTATGCTTCAACAAACGGAGAAGGTCATGGACGAACATTTTGGCAATGTAGAACAGCAGGTCCTCGGTTTAACACAGGAACCGCTAGTGCAGAGACTATTAAACACTCCAACGGAAATGGATAACCAGGACAAGTACAATCTATCTCAATTAATTGCATTATTAAATAGAGTTAAGGCAAAGGATATCTACGTCAAGGGAATTTATATTTATTTCAACCGATCTGATATGGTTGTGACAGACAGCTCCAAATTTAACCCTCCCGATTTCTTCGAGACTGCAAAGCTACAATCGGGAGGGGATTATCAACAGTGGAAAACGATGATGGGCGAGCATCATAAACTAGACTATATCCATGAGCAACAAATATCCAGCAGTGTATCGGCAAATGAGAAGGTCATCGGGTTACTACAATCCGTGAGTTCCAAAAATTCGCAGGATGCCTTTGCAACGATTGTCATTTGGATAGGCGCCTCAGACGTCGATAAATTGTTGGATACGGCTTTCAAGAGAAATCAGGCGGCGGTTTATTTATTTGATAATCAGAATCAAATACTCCTTTATTATGGAGATGAGAAGATAAGATCTGCTTTACCCTTGGAGAATGTGCTTCCATTGAGGACCGATCGCATAAGGCTGACTGGAGCAGGGAAAGAATTTATAGTGTCCCGTGTTTCCGACGAATTAAAAAAACGAAGTATTGTTTCTGTCGTTCCAACTGAATTTATTGAACGTGATTTAAGAGGCACGAGAAATACCTTTATATGGTTATCGCTTGGTATGATCACTTTAAGTATGTTAATCGCTTATTTGTTAGCATACATTAGCTACCTGCCTGTCAAACGGCTTATGGGGAAACTGCAGAAGAGAATGACTGGACAACCTGATTTGTATGCAACGAAGAATGAATTTGATATGATTGCATTCGCCGCTGAATCGGCTTGGGCTGAGAAAGATAAAATGAGCACAATATTGAAGAGCCAAGCCCCTAATATTAGGAATCAGCTCCTCATTCAGTTTCTAAAAGGAAACGTAGCATGGGAAGATCTGTCTCCCCAAACGTTGGAAACCGTTGATGTGAAATTTCCACATCCTTACTTTCTGTTCATTCTTGTGCACATCGATCAGTTTCATAAAGATTCACTCGCGGAGAAAACGTTTTCTAAGTTTGTCATTGGCAACATTCTAGAGCACTTGGGACAGTATGGAGATACCGCCTATGTCATTGACCTTGATTTGGAAAAAATAGGTGTCATTTATAACATCAAGAGTGATCAACTTGATATTCGATCCTTACATTCCTCCATCCAGGAAGGAATCACATTCATTAAAAATAAATTTAATAATGACGTTAGCATTGCTCTGGGCAGCATTCATGAGGGTACGGATGGAGCTGTATTTTCTTATAATGAAGCACTGAAGGCGATGGAATATCGGTTAATTAAGGGAAGCAATACTGTTATTAGTTACCAAGATACTCTTGTAGAATTCAATCCATCGAAGTATATGTATCCTCTAGAGATTGAGATGTCACTAGTCAGTGCAATTCAGCATGGGGATATCAAGCGCACCGAACGTCTTCTGGACACGGTGTTTGAATTGAATTTGGCTCAGGACAAGATGCCGCTTGACCTTGCGCGTTGTTTGTTCTTCGATCTGATGTGTACAGCTATTAAAGTGCTTAATGAAACTGTTGCATCGTATCAAGAAGTGTTCGAATCGGATCGTAATCCTTATGATGACTTATTGGCTTGTCAAACCATTCGAGCGATGCAGGAAACGGTAAGGAACATTTTCCAAAAACTCAGTTTGCATATGAATGAAAAACGAACAAGTCGAAGCGACAGTCTGAAGGATAGAATGCTCCATTATTTGAAACAAAACTACCATGATCCTAATATGAGTCTTGCCACCATGGCCAGTTATATGAATATGAATCCGACCTACTTATCTAACCTGATCAAGGAGCAAGTCGGCAGGAATTTCATCGAATTGGTCAATGAGTTTCGAGTGGATGAAGTAAAAAGACTGTTAATTAATGGAGATATGACCTTGCAAGAAATCGCACAAAAAGTCGGATATTCCAATAGCGTTGTGTTAAGTCGTAATTTCAAAAAAATCGAATATACGACACCAGGAGAGTATAGGCAGTTCAATAGAACATAA
- a CDS encoding CBM96 family carbohydrate-binding protein yields the protein MLKRNRWKSRLLVTAAVLLLTPSLLPQVTNAYSDVSTVSDQQLFGHWNGTSWDVPPGLDYGYTSSGVQVLATVQNDVKAGNYPQAQQDLLTYFKGRTNRQPLPITSSFSNTTAADFAIDDIISGVTAEYPIGTINLTQTAGSASIDVTTALQSASSSISFMLMGRYKGIDTAMINSKEASNSGVRPYLQYTLVGDPNTYTLAATADTYIRAGASNADQNYGSAQLLNVRGSGLPFDENEQRAYIVFPASTITGTIQTASLVVNGNFVRGTGSSSTQMTVAVYNASPVTESSATWNNTLLNTVSWQGAPGGFNWDTPGGINTSIMSRFYHAPIVAVAYQATNDEKYASNLLRQITGFIQTYGNDPTIQAPYNPVNLDDSSRVNKWMQAYEIIRKSSSIDAGANTSMLKSLWKSGTNFYTDANYRADNNWGTFESQALFNLGVYFPEFAASTDWTTAAKTRLESQVQTLTLSDGTYTENSTFYTAGELSTFLDIKSMAQINSVSLSGKLDTFIQQLAKYVMDSSYPDHTDIQSGDGDRADRTSLVQKVGTLYGNSDLTNYQSTAYTSVLDAGSKQAFMRTGWTASDSFMSFTAKEGNHGNPDLLSVTAYAYGQPLIANMGRYSYNNDAVSNWLRLDTESRNTIKVDNTSQTVDSTGVGLTSHGDVNRWATNGSFDFVEGTSTGYASVPHTRDVLFIRDGFWIVSDLLQPTSGTHSYNQTWHMRPDASPSIDATTKRIKTNSGNGDIEIVPVDGSSLSSATLENGYYSQRQGVVSVAVYGSYKQNAVSGDAVFDTVLYPTASTATLSKDVTVTRKSTGVSAATATAAQIDLPDGSTGMYYLSHEATPTATRTYGSPNNYTFNGKAAYTEFSSSGSLTKALMVGGSSLKRSSSDVFLSSAVVPEIGVEWNGTTLEVSGASLQPDASTTTAIKIYAPTSVTSVKLNGAAVSFTRVGSYLYAVGIKSPGTPIVTSAKSTSSGQITLNWKPVDGATGYNVYIGTSSGSYGSPVAAGNTTSYTLSGLTNGTIYYMAVTATNSNGESNPSGQALAQPLSAPSTPVIVSTVASDKQVTLNIKNVPYAKKYNYYYSTSPTNLQSPGNRYTSCTNATLNPSCTIVGLVNGTTYYVAASAVNDSGESSITAVQSVTPATIIDVPFVSSLTVANNTATLRWKPVTGATGYSIKYGNNSGKYYHLKDLGTATSFSIPMNGAPFYFIVAAYNTSGTGLYSKEFAAPLTNSPFMKVYADADAYVTNNDATLRGSESKMYVQTGTTSRESLVRFDLSAVTSSITSAQVQLMPLTANNASSAQQTAALVDNSWSESTVTWSTKPARSTTIASWTGPVVGTPITFDATTAVTTALAGDKKLSLNIYNPNTDSSYIAYGTKENTLANAPVLTLSLSPQTTSLTSTADSFVRDGSYSTTSYGTSATGDVKNSGTGFNRKTYIQFDTSSITGPISKATVILTPTTVASPNLKNTVDLVDNNWTETGTSAITWSNQPIGSLGTIATWTSPSVYQPLPIDVTSQVIAAMANPTDHRISLRVYSPVDQGGSGNTSYGMKENTTLGFRPVLVITR from the coding sequence ATGTTAAAGCGTAACAGATGGAAAAGCAGACTCCTCGTTACCGCGGCTGTGTTGTTATTGACCCCCTCTTTGCTGCCGCAAGTTACTAACGCTTACAGTGACGTCAGTACAGTCAGCGACCAACAGTTGTTTGGCCATTGGAATGGTACGTCTTGGGATGTGCCTCCGGGGCTAGATTACGGCTATACCTCTAGTGGTGTGCAAGTGCTGGCAACCGTGCAGAATGACGTGAAGGCGGGCAATTACCCGCAGGCGCAGCAGGATCTACTGACGTACTTCAAAGGTCGGACGAATCGGCAACCGCTCCCAATCACTTCGAGCTTTAGTAATACCACGGCAGCCGATTTTGCAATCGACGATATCATCTCTGGAGTGACTGCCGAATATCCAATCGGCACCATTAACCTCACTCAAACCGCCGGCTCTGCCTCCATTGATGTGACGACGGCGCTACAGAGCGCCTCCAGTTCCATTTCCTTCATGCTGATGGGTCGCTATAAGGGCATCGATACCGCTATGATTAACAGCAAGGAAGCCTCTAATTCAGGGGTTCGCCCCTATCTACAATACACCTTGGTCGGAGATCCGAACACGTACACGCTCGCTGCGACTGCGGATACGTATATTCGTGCAGGAGCGTCGAATGCCGATCAGAACTATGGCAGTGCCCAGCTGCTGAATGTTCGAGGCTCGGGGCTTCCCTTCGATGAGAACGAGCAGCGCGCGTATATCGTCTTTCCCGCTTCTACAATAACCGGGACGATTCAGACGGCATCGCTGGTGGTGAACGGTAATTTTGTACGTGGCACGGGTTCGTCGAGTACGCAGATGACCGTTGCCGTCTACAATGCAAGTCCGGTCACGGAATCGAGCGCTACCTGGAACAACACGCTGCTCAACACCGTGTCATGGCAAGGGGCTCCTGGCGGCTTCAATTGGGATACGCCTGGTGGGATCAATACGTCCATCATGAGTCGTTTCTACCACGCACCGATCGTGGCAGTCGCCTATCAAGCGACGAATGACGAGAAATACGCGAGCAACCTGCTTCGTCAGATTACCGGGTTTATTCAGACCTATGGCAATGATCCGACCATTCAGGCGCCATACAATCCCGTTAATCTGGATGATTCGTCCAGGGTAAATAAATGGATGCAAGCCTACGAAATCATTCGCAAGAGCAGTTCCATCGATGCTGGGGCTAACACGTCGATGCTGAAGTCTCTTTGGAAATCCGGAACCAATTTCTATACGGATGCCAATTACAGGGCCGACAATAACTGGGGCACCTTCGAATCCCAGGCACTGTTCAATCTCGGCGTCTACTTTCCGGAATTTGCCGCTTCTACCGACTGGACGACGGCAGCGAAGACCAGACTGGAGAGTCAGGTGCAAACCTTGACTCTGTCCGACGGCACGTACACCGAGAACTCCACCTTCTATACCGCCGGAGAGCTCAGCACCTTCCTGGACATTAAGAGTATGGCCCAGATCAATTCGGTCAGCTTGTCGGGGAAACTGGATACGTTTATCCAACAGTTGGCTAAGTATGTGATGGATTCCAGCTATCCCGATCATACGGACATCCAGTCAGGGGATGGAGATCGGGCGGATCGAACCAGTCTCGTACAAAAAGTGGGTACCTTATACGGCAACTCCGACTTGACCAACTATCAGTCGACTGCCTATACCTCCGTCCTTGATGCCGGCAGCAAGCAGGCCTTCATGCGCACCGGATGGACGGCATCGGATTCGTTCATGAGCTTCACGGCGAAGGAAGGCAATCACGGGAATCCCGACCTGCTCTCCGTAACCGCATATGCATATGGGCAGCCGCTCATTGCCAACATGGGTCGCTACAGCTACAACAATGATGCCGTCTCCAATTGGCTGCGGCTCGATACCGAATCGAGAAATACGATCAAGGTGGATAATACCTCACAGACCGTGGATAGCACAGGGGTAGGGCTTACTTCACATGGCGATGTGAACCGATGGGCGACCAATGGAAGCTTTGACTTTGTCGAAGGAACGTCGACCGGATATGCTTCCGTTCCGCATACCCGAGATGTTCTGTTCATCCGCGATGGCTTCTGGATCGTCTCTGACCTACTGCAGCCGACCAGCGGAACGCATAGCTACAATCAGACGTGGCATATGCGCCCGGATGCCAGCCCGTCGATCGATGCGACAACGAAGCGGATTAAGACAAATTCCGGTAATGGGGATATCGAGATTGTTCCGGTCGACGGCTCCTCTCTGTCGAGTGCGACGCTTGAGAATGGGTACTATTCGCAACGACAAGGCGTCGTTTCAGTGGCTGTATATGGTTCCTACAAGCAGAATGCCGTATCCGGCGATGCCGTCTTCGATACGGTGCTCTATCCGACAGCCTCGACAGCAACGCTAAGCAAGGATGTAACGGTGACACGCAAATCGACCGGCGTTAGCGCTGCAACGGCAACCGCCGCCCAGATCGATCTTCCGGATGGCAGTACTGGCATGTACTACCTCTCACATGAAGCGACGCCTACGGCAACCCGGACGTATGGCTCTCCCAACAATTATACGTTCAATGGCAAGGCTGCCTATACCGAATTTTCGTCGAGCGGATCGCTAACGAAGGCGCTTATGGTTGGCGGCAGCAGCTTGAAGAGGAGCTCGTCGGATGTCTTCCTCTCGTCTGCCGTAGTGCCGGAGATCGGAGTCGAGTGGAACGGTACGACACTGGAAGTCAGCGGAGCTTCTCTGCAACCGGACGCCAGCACGACTACGGCAATTAAGATCTACGCGCCGACTTCCGTCACGAGTGTGAAGCTTAATGGAGCCGCGGTATCGTTTACCCGGGTCGGGAGCTATCTGTACGCGGTGGGAATCAAGAGTCCAGGCACCCCGATTGTTACTAGTGCCAAAAGCACGAGCAGCGGACAGATCACGCTCAACTGGAAGCCGGTGGACGGCGCAACGGGATACAATGTCTACATTGGAACGAGCAGCGGCAGCTACGGAAGTCCAGTAGCAGCGGGAAATACGACTAGTTATACGCTTAGTGGTCTGACCAATGGAACCATCTATTACATGGCCGTTACCGCCACCAATAGCAACGGGGAGAGCAATCCATCGGGGCAAGCCCTGGCACAGCCGTTGTCAGCTCCATCGACGCCTGTCATCGTCTCTACTGTGGCAAGCGATAAACAGGTCACGTTGAATATCAAGAATGTTCCGTATGCCAAAAAATATAACTACTATTACAGCACATCGCCCACGAATCTGCAGAGCCCAGGCAATCGGTACACGTCATGCACCAATGCAACCCTGAATCCATCTTGCACGATCGTGGGTCTTGTCAATGGCACGACGTATTATGTGGCCGCCTCCGCTGTTAACGATTCGGGGGAGAGCTCAATTACAGCTGTGCAGTCGGTAACTCCGGCCACTATCATTGATGTGCCTTTCGTGTCAAGCCTCACAGTAGCGAATAACACCGCCACGCTAAGGTGGAAGCCGGTGACAGGAGCGACGGGCTACAGCATCAAGTACGGGAATAATAGCGGTAAATATTATCATCTGAAGGATCTCGGTACGGCTACCAGCTTCTCGATTCCGATGAATGGCGCACCTTTCTACTTCATCGTGGCGGCTTACAACACGAGCGGCACCGGCTTATATTCCAAGGAGTTCGCTGCGCCGCTAACGAACAGTCCGTTCATGAAGGTGTATGCCGATGCAGATGCCTATGTTACTAACAACGACGCCACCCTACGTGGCAGCGAATCGAAAATGTATGTTCAGACAGGCACGACGAGTCGGGAAAGTCTGGTTCGATTCGATCTATCCGCGGTCACCTCATCGATCACGAGCGCTCAGGTTCAGCTCATGCCGCTGACGGCGAATAATGCTAGCAGCGCCCAGCAGACGGCAGCGCTGGTGGATAATAGCTGGAGCGAATCTACCGTCACCTGGAGCACGAAGCCTGCTCGATCGACGACGATTGCCTCTTGGACGGGACCGGTCGTGGGCACTCCGATAACGTTTGATGCTACGACTGCTGTAACGACAGCGCTGGCTGGCGACAAGAAGCTGTCACTGAACATCTACAATCCGAATACGGACTCCTCTTACATCGCCTACGGAACGAAGGAGAATACGCTCGCCAACGCACCGGTACTGACGCTTTCGCTCTCGCCGCAGACGACGTCGCTGACATCGACTGCTGACTCCTTCGTGCGCGATGGTTCGTATTCCACGACCTCTTACGGCACCTCGGCTACTGGGGATGTGAAGAATTCGGGTACAGGGTTCAATCGGAAGACGTACATCCAATTCGATACGTCGTCCATCACGGGACCTATATCCAAGGCAACGGTCATCTTGACGCCGACGACGGTAGCTAGCCCGAATCTGAAGAATACCGTCGATCTGGTCGATAACAATTGGACAGAAACGGGGACGTCTGCGATTACCTGGAGCAATCAACCTATAGGGTCACTTGGCACGATTGCGACATGGACATCGCCTTCTGTCTATCAACCACTGCCCATCGATGTGACCTCACAGGTGATAGCCGCGATGGCCAATCCGACGGACCACAGAATTTCGCTGCGCGTCTACTCGCCGGTCGATCAGGGAGGCAGCGGCAATACCTCTTATGGCATGAAGGAGAACACCACCTTAGGATTCAGGCCTGTATTGGTGATCACTAGATAA
- a CDS encoding glycoside hydrolase family 95 protein, which produces MNGNRSNQVLWYQDQAEQWEEALPIGNGRLGGMIFGKVAQEKIQLNEDSIWYGGPIRTNQKDVSTHVEHIRQLLHDQKLGEAEHVTRMSFMSSPKYMYPYQPLGDLNLWMLDHEGPVEAYRRELDLDQAVVRTEYKLNGIQYEREAFSSAVDQVLVIRLKASLPGSLTCSVNLMRRPFDLGTFTHGTDTIVMNGECGTGGVRFHVGVRAVAEGGTVQIIGDFLSVEKADTVTLYVSANSTFRCIDPLMVCLEQLDRATQRSYSSILNDHIRDYRSLYRRVSLELFPYQSEDEREDLPTDVRLQRVREGRTDLVLDTLFFQFGRYLLLSCSRPGTLAANLQGLWNNSFTPPWESKYTININTQMNYWPAEICNLAECHEPLFDLIERMLPNGRRTAKQVYGCEGFVAHHNTNLWGDTHVEGILVTCSVWPMGAAWLSFHLWEHYQFGMDRTFLSERAYPIMKEAAVFLLAYMQEDEQGRLVTGPSVSPENSYLLPDGTKASLCMGPSMDSQITYALWNACMTAARILERDEEFEMTLRAAILKLPRPSIGKHGQIMEWLEDYEEVEPGHRHISHLFALSPGEQIHVNHTPELAEGARVTLERRLANGGGHTGWSRAWLIHFWARLRDGEQAYDQFRHLLTDSTYNNLFDRHPPFQIDGNFGGTAGVAEMLLQSHGGEICFLPALPRAWSNGRVRGLRARGGMEITIEWRNGQLTAAWIKASHNRTCFIRTTDSLSVHDGHESVITNYRDGLLQFDVTAGQTYQIMND; this is translated from the coding sequence ATGAATGGAAATCGATCCAATCAGGTACTCTGGTATCAAGATCAGGCCGAGCAATGGGAAGAAGCGCTCCCCATCGGTAATGGTAGACTTGGCGGCATGATATTCGGCAAAGTAGCTCAGGAAAAAATTCAATTAAATGAAGATTCTATCTGGTATGGGGGTCCCATTAGAACCAATCAAAAGGATGTTTCTACCCACGTCGAACACATTCGACAATTATTGCATGATCAAAAGCTGGGAGAAGCCGAGCATGTAACCCGAATGTCCTTCATGTCATCGCCTAAATATATGTATCCTTATCAACCGCTGGGTGATTTGAACCTATGGATGCTGGACCATGAAGGGCCCGTGGAAGCCTATCGTCGAGAATTAGATCTTGATCAAGCCGTTGTCCGCACCGAGTATAAGTTAAATGGGATTCAATACGAGCGCGAAGCCTTCAGTAGTGCAGTCGATCAAGTCCTCGTTATTCGCTTGAAGGCAAGCCTGCCAGGAAGCTTAACGTGTAGTGTCAACTTAATGCGTCGTCCATTTGACCTAGGGACATTTACTCACGGAACAGATACAATTGTAATGAACGGTGAGTGCGGGACGGGAGGAGTCCGATTCCATGTCGGAGTTAGAGCGGTTGCCGAAGGAGGGACCGTTCAGATTATCGGGGATTTTCTCTCCGTTGAGAAGGCGGATACCGTTACTCTGTATGTGTCGGCGAATTCAACGTTTCGCTGCATAGATCCATTGATGGTTTGTTTGGAACAGCTGGATCGAGCAACTCAGCGGTCCTATTCTTCGATTCTGAACGATCATATTCGTGATTATAGAAGCTTGTATCGAAGAGTTTCGCTAGAATTGTTTCCATATCAATCTGAAGATGAAAGGGAAGATCTGCCGACCGACGTAAGGTTGCAGCGAGTTAGAGAAGGAAGAACGGATCTTGTACTGGATACACTTTTTTTCCAATTCGGTCGATATTTATTGCTTTCTTGTTCTCGTCCGGGTACGCTTGCGGCCAATTTGCAAGGCCTATGGAACAATAGCTTTACGCCGCCTTGGGAATCCAAATATACGATTAATATTAATACGCAAATGAACTACTGGCCTGCAGAAATTTGTAATCTGGCGGAGTGTCATGAGCCCTTGTTCGATCTCATTGAACGCATGCTGCCGAATGGAAGGCGGACCGCGAAGCAGGTATATGGCTGCGAAGGCTTCGTCGCCCATCACAATACCAATCTGTGGGGGGACACGCATGTTGAGGGCATCCTCGTAACGTGTTCTGTGTGGCCTATGGGGGCGGCGTGGCTGTCGTTTCATCTATGGGAACATTATCAATTTGGAATGGATAGAACGTTTCTTTCAGAGAGAGCCTATCCCATCATGAAAGAAGCTGCGGTATTTCTGTTAGCTTATATGCAGGAGGACGAGCAAGGCCGATTAGTGACCGGCCCCTCCGTATCTCCTGAAAATTCATATCTTTTACCAGATGGAACCAAGGCATCCCTCTGCATGGGACCTTCGATGGATAGTCAGATTACGTATGCGTTATGGAATGCCTGCATGACAGCCGCACGTATATTAGAACGAGACGAAGAGTTTGAAATGACGCTGCGAGCTGCAATCCTAAAGCTGCCTAGACCGTCTATTGGCAAGCATGGACAGATCATGGAGTGGCTGGAGGACTATGAGGAAGTGGAGCCAGGGCATCGTCATATTTCCCATTTGTTCGCACTCAGCCCAGGTGAACAAATCCATGTCAATCACACACCTGAACTAGCCGAGGGGGCAAGGGTCACATTGGAGCGACGGCTCGCGAATGGCGGAGGCCATACGGGATGGAGCAGGGCATGGCTGATTCATTTCTGGGCACGATTGCGAGATGGTGAGCAAGCCTACGATCAATTCCGTCATTTATTGACGGATTCTACCTATAATAATCTCTTTGATCGGCATCCTCCTTTTCAGATTGACGGTAATTTCGGCGGCACAGCTGGTGTAGCTGAAATGTTGCTGCAATCTCATGGAGGTGAGATTTGTTTCCTTCCAGCGCTCCCTAGAGCCTGGTCCAATGGAAGAGTGAGAGGCCTTCGAGCAAGGGGAGGCATGGAGATCACCATAGAATGGAGGAATGGACAGTTGACTGCCGCTTGGATTAAGGCCAGCCACAACAGAACTTGCTTCATCAGAACGACTGATTCCTTATCCGTACATGATGGTCATGAATCCGTAATAACGAACTACAGGGATGGATTGTTACAATTTGATGTGACAGCGGGTCAAACTTATCAAATAATGAATGATTAG